The following proteins are co-located in the Candidatus Margulisiibacteriota bacterium genome:
- the prfB gene encoding peptide chain release factor 2 yields the protein MIEDYKSKTEEYLNKATLLEGYLQINNLLNDKAMLERQLQEKDIWNDHDKASKLSKEIKLIEHKLKDFSEFKENINYIQDLLELNDQSLEQEIKSFLIEIGIKYKKLELKTLLNEPYDQNDVILTINAGVGGTDAQDWAEMLLRMYKRWIEDKSFNYEIIDISVGDEAGLKSVTLTIEGEYAYGLLKSEHGIHRLVRLSPFNANNKRQTSFASVDVLPQLDLSKEINIRPEDIRVDTYRSSGAGGQHINKTDSAVRITHLKTGIVVQCQSGRSQTQNKEKAMQVLISRIETYNQKIEEQEKKNVADTNKEISWGNQIRSYVFHPYTMVKDLRTDYETGNVGAVMDGEIDSFIEAYLHFRKD from the coding sequence ATGATAGAAGATTATAAATCAAAAACCGAAGAATACCTTAACAAAGCGACGTTGCTAGAGGGGTATCTCCAAATCAATAACCTACTAAATGATAAAGCAATGCTTGAAAGACAACTTCAGGAAAAAGACATTTGGAATGACCATGATAAAGCGAGTAAGCTGTCTAAGGAAATCAAGCTCATCGAACATAAATTAAAAGATTTTTCTGAATTTAAAGAAAACATTAATTATATACAAGATTTATTAGAACTAAACGACCAATCGCTGGAACAGGAGATTAAAAGCTTTTTAATTGAAATAGGAATTAAATATAAGAAACTAGAACTAAAAACACTACTTAATGAACCTTACGACCAAAACGATGTAATACTTACCATTAATGCAGGAGTTGGCGGCACTGATGCTCAGGACTGGGCAGAAATGCTTCTTAGAATGTATAAAAGGTGGATAGAAGATAAAAGTTTTAACTACGAAATAATAGATATCTCAGTAGGAGATGAAGCTGGGCTGAAAAGTGTCACTTTAACTATAGAAGGTGAGTATGCTTACGGGCTACTTAAATCTGAGCACGGCATACATAGACTAGTGAGACTGTCTCCCTTTAATGCTAATAACAAAAGACAAACATCCTTTGCTTCAGTTGATGTTCTTCCACAATTAGACCTTTCCAAAGAAATCAATATCAGACCTGAAGACATTAGGGTCGACACCTATCGTTCGAGCGGTGCTGGGGGACAACATATTAATAAAACAGATTCTGCTGTAAGAATAACACATTTAAAAACTGGGATAGTTGTTCAATGTCAAAGTGGTAGGTCACAAACACAAAACAAAGAAAAAGCTATGCAGGTACTAATCTCCAGGATAGAAACTTATAATCAAAAAATTGAAGAACAAGAAAAAAAGAACGTTGCTGATACTAATAAAGAAATCAGTTGGGGCAACCAAATCCGTTCCTATGTTTTTCATCCATATACAATGGTGAAAGATTTACGAACCGATTATGAAACAGGAAATGTTGGAGCAGTAATGGATGGGGAAATCGATAGCTTCATTGAGGCTTATTTACATTTCAGAAAAGACTAG